A stretch of the Lactuca sativa cultivar Salinas chromosome 9, Lsat_Salinas_v11, whole genome shotgun sequence genome encodes the following:
- the LOC111916120 gene encoding beta-glucuronosyltransferase GlcAT14A — protein sequence MLRLKEIKSFHTEKRWAFPLAITSIVSLFLLATCFNMGLLPPLYKLNSYFPIFNSRISPNQSTTPHFAEDKFKSPPVSSSLPSTPRFAYLISGSKGDLNKLWRTLRALYHPWNHYVLHLDLESEPNERIELASRVEKDPMFAEIGNVYVIKKANMVTYRGPTMVSNTLHACAILLKRNQDWDWFINLSASDYPLVTQDDLLSVFRGIKRDWNFVEHTGQLGWKEDQRAMPLMIDPGLYENKKSDIFWVQPNRPLPTAFKLFTGSAWMVLSRPFVEYCIWGWDNLPRTMLMYYTNFVSSPEGYFQTVICNVPEFIPTVINHDMHFISWDNPPKQHPHVLNTNDTSNMLNSGAAFARKFDQDTLVLDTIDNELLNRTNGSFTPGGWCKGEPNCSKVGKVTRVKPGPGAKRLKRLINKLIKSAKNGNQCR from the exons ATGCTACGATTAAAAGAAATCAAGTCATTTCATACAGAAAAACGATGGGCATTCCCTCTGGCAATAACATCGATTGTATCCTTATTCCTATTAGCGACCTGTTTCAACATGGGTCTTCTTCCACCATTGTACAAATTGAATTCATATTTCCCAATATTCAACTCTCGTATTTCCCCAAATCAATCAACAACTCCACATTTCGCCGAAGATAAATTCAAATCGCCTCCTGTATCATCTTCTCTTCCTTCCACACCTCGATTTGCTTATTTAATTTCTGGATCAAAAGGGGATTTGAATAAACTATGGAGAACACTTAGAGCTTTATATCATCCATGGAATCATTACGTTCTTCATCTTGATCTTGAATCGGAACCCAACGAGAGAATCGAGCTCGCGTCACGAGTTGAAAAAGATCCCATGTTTGCTGAAATTGGGAATGTTTATGTGATCAAAAAAGCGAATATGGTAACTTATAGAGGTCCAACAATGGTGTCGAATACTCTTCACGCATGTGCGATTCTTCTTAAAAGGAATCAAGATTGGGATTGGTTTATAAACCTCAGTGCATCCGATTATCCTCTAGTCACTCAAGATG ATCTTCTTTCTGTGTTTCGTGGTATAAAACGAGACTGGAATTTTGTTGAGCATACTGGTCAATTGGGGTGGAAGGA GGATCAAAGAGCGATGCCATTGATGATTGATCCTGGATTATATGAGAATAAGAAGTCTGATATTTTTTGGGTGCAACCAAATAGGCCTCTACCAACTGCGTTTAAATTGTTTACAG gaTCCGCATGGATGGTTTTATCGCGTCCATTTGTAGAATATTGCATATGGGGATGGGACAATCTTCCAAGAACAATGCTCATGTACTACACAAACTTTGTCTCCTCACCCGAAGGCTACTTCCAAACCGTAATATGCAATGTACCCGAATTCATTCCCACAGTCATTAACCACGATATGCACTTCATATCATGGGACAACCCTCCAAAACAACATCCACATGTCCTCAATACGAATGACACGTCTAATATGCTCAATAGTGGGGCCGCATTTGCACGTAAATTTGACCAAGATACCCTTGTTCTTGATACAATTGATAATGAGTTGTTAAATAGAACCAATGGGAGCTTTACTCCGGGTGGATGGTGCAAAGGTGAACCGAATTGTTCTAAAGTTGGGAAAGTCACACGGGTCAAGCCTGGACCCGGGGCTAAACGGCTTAAGAGGCTTATAAACAAGTTGATTAAATCAGCTAAAAATGGAAATCAATGTCGATAG